CCGCACTACTCGAACTGTCCGTACCGCGGCGACAGGTGCAGTGGCAGCGGTCTGGCTGGCGCTGCAAGCCGTGCTGGTCGCTCCGCCCGCTCTGTCGCAAACCAGCACGGCCCGTTCCCCGGAACGCCTCAGCTACACGGGGCTGATAGAAAAAATTGAAGCAGGGCAGGTGTCTAGGATCGAGGTCGATTCTGCGCGGGGTGTGGCGCAGGTTTACCTGAAGGATCGCAGCAATACGCCACAGGAAGTCATTCTCTTCAGCAATCCAGGCGATAACCAGGCGCTATTTGAAACGGCGCGAGATAACAAAGTCGATGTTGCGGCCCAGTCTTCGGCAGACAGCAATGCGGTGTCTTGGTTTATTACCAATGCGCTGCTGGCGTTTCTGCTGATTGCGGGGCTGCTGATGATTTTGCGCCGCTCTGGCAATGCCTCTGGTCAGGCAATGAATTTTGGCAAGTCTCGCGCCCGCTTCATGATGGAAGCCAAGACGGGCGTGACGTTCGACAACGTAGCGGGCATCGAAGAGGCCAAGGAAGAACTGCAAGAAGTGGTGACCTTCCTGAAGAAGCCGGAACGCTTTACCGCTGTGGGGGCGAAGATTCCCAAGGGCGTGCTGCTGGTGGGGCCGCCGGGGACTGGGAAAACGCTGATGGCCAAGGCGATCGCCGGAGAAGCAGGCGTTCCCTTCTTCAGCATTTCTGGCTCAGAATTTGTGGAAATGTTTGTGGGGGTGGGTGCATCCCGTGTCCGCGACTTGTTCAAAAAAGCCAAGGAAAACGCGCCCTGCATCATCTTTATCGACGAGATCGACGCAGTAGGTCGGCAGCGCGGCGCGGGCATCGGCGGCGGCAACGACGAGCGGGAGCAAACCCTGAACCAGTTGCTCACCGAGATGGATGGCTTTGAGGGCAACACGGGCATCATCATCATCGCCGCCACAAACCGTCCTGACGTGCTGGATTCTGCGCTGCTGCGGCCGGGCCGCTTTGACCGACAGGTGCAGGTCGATTTGCCCGGATACAACGGTCGGTTAGGCATTCTGGAAGTCCACGCCCGCGACAAGAAGCTGTCGCCGGAGGTATCGCTAGAGGCGATCGCCCGCCGCACGCCAGGGTTCTCTGGGGCCGACCTGGCAAACCTGCTGAACGAAGCCGCCATCCTCACCGCCCGTCGCCGCAAGGAAGAAATCACGGCGCTGGAAATCGACGATGCCATCGACCGCATCACCACGGGCATGACGCTAACGCCGCTGCTCGACAGCAAGAAAAAGCGGCTGATTGCGTATCACGAGGTCGGCCATGCGCTGCTGATGACCCTGCTGAAAAACTCCGATCCGTTGAACAAAGTGACCATCATCCCCCGCTCCGGCGGCGTGGGCGGCTTTGCCCAGCAGACCTTCAACGAAGAGATGATCGACAGCGGCCTCTACACCCGCGCTTGGCTGCTCGACCGCATCACCATTGCGCTGGGCGGCCGCGCCGCCGAGGAAGAAGTGTTTGGCGATCCGGAGGTGACAGTCGGCGCGAGCGGCGACATCCGCGTGGTGGCAGACCTGGCCCGCGAAATGGTGACTCGCTACGGCATGTCTGACCTGGGCCCCTTTGCGCTGGAAAGCGGCAACAATGAGGTGTTTCTGGGGCGAGATCTGATGTCGCGGTCGGAATATTCTGAAGAAATTGCCGTCAAGATCGACCATCAGGTGCGGGATATTGCCACCCGCTGCCACCGCGAGGCCCGTCGCCTCATCCGCGAAAACCGCGCCTTAGTAGACAAGCTGGTAGAGATTTTGCTAGAGCAGGAAACCATTGATGGGGAACAGTTCCGCAAGATTGTGGGCGAGTCGGTCGAGTTGCCGGAACAGCAGCTTGCTGCCCAAGGGATCTAGCGTTCTGATGCAACGCAACCCGTTCCGTTAGCCGTCTGCCAGGAATAGCCCTGTTTCGGTGCAGATGCCGTGTAGCGGGCGATCCCAGGGATCTCTTGGCAGGCGGGGCACACGGGCATACTCAAACACAATGCCGATTGTGGGTTTGCCCCGCCACTGGGGCGCACTCAGCATCCGGTCGTAGAAGCCGCCGCCGTAGCCCAGTCGATAGCCCTGCACATCGCAGGCCAGCGCCGGAACCAGGATCAGGTCTACCTCTGCTGGGCTGAGCTGGAGCGATAGGGGATGGGGTTCTGGGATACCAAACGCGCCCGTTTGCAGCGGGTAGGCACGGGGCATCCCGGCTCCATTGGGCGACCAGCGATGCCAGACCATCTCTTTTTCAACACAGCGGGGGAAGCCCCAGCGCTTGGGCAGATGAAACAACGGGCTGAGGTCAGGCTCTTGGCGCACGCTGAAATAGGCGAGAACCGTCCGCGCCTGAGCAAATCCCTCCCAGCTTTGCAACCGGGCACAGAGGCGATCGCTCTTTTCTCGCCAGAGATCAGGATGCATCGTCTGACGGGCCTTGAGCAGCGATCGCCGTCGGATGGCCTTTTCCTGATCACGGTCAGCTTGGGAACCAGCGGTGAGATCCAAGGGGTTAGAAGTTGGGGATTAGGGGTTAGGCTCAAAGTCCCCCTTATCAAGGGGGATTTAGGGGGATCGGCTCAACCAGCAAAGGTTTCACCCTTCACTCTAGAGGGTTTTGCGCTGGTGTGGCAAGCCAGATTATCGACCCGACAGCCACGCTAGCTCAACCACCGTCAGGTCATACCAAAAGCCGGAGCTTGCCGGAACCTGCTGGAGGCGATCGCCACACTGCCGCGTCCCCAACTGACCACAGGCCAGGCTCAGCAACTCCTGCTGCGACACTGGGCGGCCGCTGGGCGTGAACCAGTTTGCGCCAAACCGAGCCGATCGCCCGTTGGGATAAAACCAGGACGAGCCAGACATGAGCAGTTGCCCATTGGGATATTGCCAGGACGAGCCAAACCGACCCGCCACGCCGTTGGGATAGTTCCAGCCGTTGCCAAAGCGAGCAACCTGTCCATTTCCCCAGCGGCTAAGACTGGTGGCTACGCCGCCGCTGCTGCATACCGCCAGTTGCGCTCCGGTGACGGCATCGCTGAGGGAACTGCCTGCATCCCACATATAGGACAGTCGCGCCATCACGGTCAGATCGGTGCAGTCTTGCGTAGACACCAGCGGCAGAGGATTGGGCGGCTCTGGTCGGCGACGCGGGCGATAGTCGTAGCGGGGATGGCAGTCGTAGCCCGGATAGCAGCGGGGCAGGCGATTTCCGTAGGGATTGCTTCGCGAATCGTGCCGATAGTCATCCCGCCAGTCCGCATTGTCGCGCCAGTCGTAGGGAGCGCGCTCATCGTGATCAGGGCGATCGCCCCGCCGCCGGATGAGGATTCGCTGCGCCAGTTCAGGCGCTTGGCGGGTGCTGGGTTCTGCCCCTGGTCGGGCATCGAGATGGGTTGCATCAAGGCGGGTTGCCAAACCCTTCAGCGGCATCGCCAGCCCGCCCAAGAGGGCCAGCGCCAGGGCAATTCCCGTCGGGATTGCTTCGCGAATCGCTCGATGTCGTGGGGTTGGGTGCGGCGATTTCCGCAGGGATCGCTTTGCGAATCGCGTCTGCCTCATCGCATTTTGGAACAGCCGAAGCAAACCAGTTTGAGGGTGTAGCATTTGACAGAACGGCGCTTGAGGAATCTAAACGGAGCGGGCGATCGCAGGGTACGCAGCAGGTATCCGGCGGCCGGGCGTGAGACGTGCGGACTGAAAAGCTTGCCAAAAATCCAAAATCGCCAATCTAAAATCCAAAATCGCTGGAATTGTCAAACTAAAATCCAAAATCCTAAAATCCAAAATCGCTAGAATCGTTAAAATCGTTCGATTGCAATACCCGCGGCAAATAGCGGATCTGCGTGCTGGCATCTGCGCCCAGTTCGCTGTGGGCGGCGGCGGCGAGTCGCCCAGTGGCAGCGTGCCACCAGGTAGCGGCGGCTACGACTGGCTCCAGGGGCAGATGCCGCCGTGCTGCTTGGGCCAGCAGCCCCCCCAAAAGCCCTGTCAACACATCACCACTGCCGCCCCGCGCCAGGGCAGGCGTGCTGTCTGGATTCAGCCACACAGCCGGATGTTGGGTTGTGCCGATCGCCACTTTTGCGCCCTTCAGCAGCACGATCGCCCCAGACTGCTGGGCGGCGCGGCGTGCTGCGTCGATGCGATTCCCGCAGGGATCGTTTTGCGAATCGCTCTGTTCCTCCCTGCCCGACGCTGCCCCCAGATCGGGAAACAGACGGCGAAACTCGCCCGGATGCGGCGTGAGGACGGTTGGGGCGGGCCGATTCCGTAGCGTGGGAACTGGGTCGAGCGTCGCCAAAATATTCAGCCCGTCGGCATCCAGCAGCAGCGGCGTGGCTGCTTCCAGCAGTTGCTTGACTAGGCTCACTGGCTCGCGGGTCAGCCCACAACCGCAGGCGATCGCCGCGTAGTCTGCCAGGTTCAGGTCTTCAGGCAACTGGGCGATCGCCCCATCGTCCGTTTCCCCACAGCCCCACACCAGCGCATCTGGCACCTGCGCCACCACCATCAGCCGCAACGATTCTGGCACGGCCACCGACAGCATCCCCACGCCGCTGGCCCGGGCCGCCTGGGCCGCCAGCAGGGCCGCCCCCGCATACTGCCGCGATCCGCAGACCAGCAGCAAGTGCCCCTCGCGATACTTATGGGTGGTGACGGAACGGGGAATGGGTAGAGCGGCGATCGCCTGTTGCGGCGTAATACGGCAAAGATCAGGCGGGGTTCCCAGCACCTCGACGATATCCGCCAGTGGCAGGTCAAAGTCGATCAGTTCCGCCTGCCCGATCCAGTCTTGCCCCTGGTCTTGCAAAAACGCCTGCTTCCACAGCCCCAGACAAAAGGTGCGCGTTGCCCGCACGGCCGTTCCCAGCACCGCGCCAGTGTTGGTGTGCAGTCCAGAGGGCAGGTCAATACTTAGCACGGGTTTCTGCCAGGTGTTAATCCGGTCAACGGCGGCGGCGATGTCGCCAGAGAGCGGCCGCGTCAGCCCAAAGCCAAACAATCCGTCAATCAGCACGGTGCAATCGGCTAAATTAGCCAGCGCCACCTGGGGAATGCCCAAACTGGCGGCGTAGCGGGCATGGTGAGCCGTTAGCTCCTTGAGACTGGCAAAGGGCGCAAAAAGTTTCACGCCATAGCCGCGAAAATGCAGTTCCCGCGCCACCACCAGGGCATCGCCGCCATTGTGCCCCGGCCCGACCAGGATGCCAAACGTCGTTCGCACATCGGGATACAGCTCACACACGCGCCGGGTAATTAGCCCCGCCACCTTTTCCATCAGCGCCGCCACGGGCATCCCCGCCGCAAACACCCGCGACTCGATGGCCGCCATCTGGCTGGCCGAAACGACAAACTGCTGAATCTGGGTGTGCCGCATGGGAGGGGTTCGGGGTCAGGGGTTAGGAATCTAGCCAGATGCTCTTGCTGCTGCGATCCTATCCCTAATATTGATTTTGGATTTTGGATTGGCGATTTTGGATTGCAAGTCGGGCGTTTGCGAGGCTTCCAGCAATTTCATTGGTGGCAGCATTTAGGAGAGTTGAGACAGCGTAAGGGGTTTCGCGTTGCGCTTTTATCGTTGCTGCTGGCTAGACTTAGAAAAAATTTATTGTGCAGCAGCCGAAGGAAAAGTTAGGTCAACAAGAAATCTGGTTGGCTCTGAGCAGCTTAACGTTGTGTCCTGACTCCCGACTCCTGACTCCTGACTCCTGCTATAAAACCAGTGCTGAAGAGGGAAATTGTGCAAATTCGGGAAGATGATTTGATGAGCGACAAGATTGCGGCGCTGCTGCAAGAGCATCTGGATAATATGCACGAAATTACGCCGCCAGGGAGTGTTCATGCGCTGGATCTGGAACGGCTGCGATCGCCTGACATCACCTTCTGGAGTGCGTGGCAGGGAGACGAACTGGTGGGCTGTGGCGCACTCAGGCACCTGGATGCCACCAGCGGTGAAATCAAGTCCATGCGGACGGTTCAGGCATACCATCGTAAGGGCGTTGCCTCAAAGCTGCTGGAGCATATTCTCGCGGAAGCAGAGCGGCGGGGCTATGGCCGTCTGTATCTGGAAACGGGGGCACTGGCGGAATTTGCTGCGGCGCGATCGCTCTATGCCCGCTACGGGTTCGAGCCGTGCGGACCCTTTGCCGACTATGCGGATGATCCCAACAGTGCTTTTATGACAAAGGCACTCCCAGCGAAGAAACAGGCTCCAATCAGCCTGCCTGCTTCGGAGAGCGCTTGATGAACCGCATTTCGCCCTGAAACTCGCCCGCCGTTTCAACCCCCACCGCCGTCCAGCCCAGGTGCAGGTAAAACCCGTAGGCCCGCAGGGTTGGGTCGTTGCCCGTCACTAGCCAGATTTCCGCGCACCCTGCCGACCACAGCCAGTCTTCGGCTGCCTGCAAGAGCGATCGCCCAATGCCGTGTCCTTCATAGGCTGGCAGCACAAATAGCCCAAAGATCGTTTTCTCGGTGGCATTGGCAATGGCAAACCCGGCTAGACGGTGCGCGGGCGGGTTTGGGCTGCCAGGATTCATCTTGGTCTTCACTTCGGCATTCATCTCGGCAACCCAAGCGCAGCAGTCGGTGTCTAGCATGTGCGCGACGGAGGCTGGCGTAATGCCCAGCGCGGCAATTTCCTCGCGGGACTGGTGATTTTCCACAACGCTGGTGCGGATGTCAAACAGGGCCTCGATGTCTGTCGCCTGTGCTGGGCGGATCTGCCATCCCCAGAGATTGCCCTGTAGATAGCCCTCGATGGCTGGACGGATCGGCGCGAGGCTCTTGTAGCGCTGCATATCGGGCGGCATCTGGGCGATCGCCCTGACCAGCCCCGCCGCTGCTTCTGGGTATTGCTGCAACATGGCCAGCGGATAGGTATAGGTGCGTACCGTAAACAGCACGCCGCCGCTCTGGGGCAAGCGCCGCACGGTCTGTCGCTCTACCCGAATCCACAGGCGATCGCCCGCGTTGTCTGGCGTGAGGTCGGTTGGAACCGGATGGCTCCGCTGAACGCCCAGAAATAGCTCCGGCGTATCGACAATGCTCCAGTTAAACCGATAGCCGGGATGATTGGGCTGGAGCCGCGCAAAGAAGTTATCCATCGGCTGCTCCAGCGTTTTGTCATAGCCAGGAACGGGCGCATGAATCTGCCCCAGCGGTCGCCCCAGCTTATCGGCCAAGCGCCAGTAGAGCGGGAAGCACAGCGATCCTGCCACCAGGCGATAGGTTCCCTCCGCCGACGGCAGCAGCACCAGCAGATCTTCCTGCACCCAGCGCCCCGCCAGATCCAGCGGACACTCGCGCCAGGATTGCGGATCTGTATCGCCTCCGTCGCCCACTGTCCAGGTTTCGCCTGTGAGGTGGTTGATCAGGCGATCGCCCATCCGGGTAAACCATTGGGGAAATCGCCGCGGTAAATGATCAGCTAGTAAATTCAACACGTCTTGCTGGGCTGCTTCGCTGCCGGGGAGTGCGGCAAAGACTTCTGCATGGCGTTCACTCAGCAGTTCGCGCTTCCGTTGCAAGTAGCGTTCGTACTGGTCGTCGATTTCTATCCAGTGGTCGAGGGAGAGCGATCGCAGCCCCAGCCGCATCTGCCAGCGCCCGTCGGCGAACGGAAAATATGTAGCAGGGGGAGGGGCGGCAGGGGAAGACATCGGTTTCGGGCAATCCTATCGGATTTTGCCTGCATCTCTTAATCGCTAATAATTGCTAATAATCGCTAATATCGGTAATTGGTAGTGTTATTCAGTAGCAACGAAACGCTAACGGCGGGATTTGGGGGTGTTTTGCCGTAGGCGATCGCGGATTTGCTCAAGCTGATCTTGGCTGCTGACGGGCGATCGCGGCGACGGCAGTTCCGTATTGGGCCACAGTTCCAGATCAGAGCAGGGGCAGGAAAGTTCCTTGCGCTGTCCCAGATCCAGCATCGGCACGGGCATATTGCAGCGGGCGCAGGACTCGATCACCCAGGCGGGCGAGAGCAGGTCAGCGATGCTCTGCGTCGTGCCTTCCAGATAGCACTGAGAAAGGTCATGCTGCATCAGGATCTTCCAGGCGAGGGCAAAGTCGTAGCTGTAGCGATCGCCCTGCAACACGGTTTTGGGCAGCAGCGGCTCTGCGTTGCCCGGAAGAATTACGCGCTTGCCAAGCTGAAACCAGGAACCCAAATAATCTCTAACCTGCTCGAGAGAAGCCATAGCGCCCTCCTGGGGCAAAGTCCTTGAAACTGCGATCGCCCCGACTGGATGAAGTAGCCTGCGATTCTAATGGCCTTAGTTACTAATGGCCTTAATGCACTAATGGCCTTAATGGCCTGACCTTAGTTGCCTGAATTCCATTGTCTCTATACGTCCATCCTATCGGCATCCATCAGCCGACAGGAGTCGTAAAACCGAAGCGTTCCTTAAGGTTTTCGGGATGATCCTACTAACAATCACTCGGTTGCCCCATCAGGCTCCGGCAGCCGCACCCCAAGCTGCGTCAGATCTAGCGCGTAGCCGCCCGTGACCAGATAGACCGACTGGGCGATCGCCCCGATGCGGCGGGTCAGAGAACCAAGGCGATCGCGGAAGATGCGCCCCAGCGGATAGGCCGGCACCACGCCCCAGCCCGTCTCTTCCGCCACCAAGATCAGCTCCGCAGGGCTGGATCGCAGCACAGCCAGCAGCGTGGCAACCGTACTCTGCCAGGTGTCTTCGTCTTGCTCCAACACATTTGCCAGCCAGGTTCCCAGGGCATCCACCAGCCAGCACTCGCCAGCAGCGGCAGTCGCCAGCAGGGCAGCCAGATCCACGGGTTCCTCAAGGCACGTCCAGTCGGCGGGGCGACGCTGCTGATGCTGATCGATGCGGGCCTGCCACTCGGCATCGTCTGCACGGCGCTGGGCAGTAGCAACGTAGATCACGGAACCGGCGTGCGATCGCGCTAAATGCTCTGCCCATTCGCTCTTGCCGGAGCGAGAAGGGCCCGTGATCAGCGTAATGGGCATATTCTCTGCGATGAGAGGACGGAAAAACGCGAGAAAAAGGGTGCAAACGTTGCGAAGAATCTTTCTAGCATATTCCGTTGCCAAAATTCCTCGATAGAATGGCGACAGCCGCTTTCCCCCCGCCCATTATGAAATCTGGACTGCAACGGATTGAAGCCACGCTGAATCAGCTCGACACGCTGCCAGAGGCAGAACCACGAGCGGATCAGCCAGGGGCGCAGTCCACGGTTTCCCCAGAAGCGGAATCGGTGGCGCAGTCTGTAGTGCAATCGGTCGCGCAATCGGTGGCGCAACCTGCGACCCAGCCCGCCGCGCCCGTGCTGCTAGAACTACCGTTTGGCGGCAAGCTTCCGTCTACATCACAGGGTGGTCACGCTGGCGTTGCGGAGCCATATCGCCCCGCCGTAGCCCCCAGCCCCCATCCTGTTGCGCCGACGGTTTCTTACACCATTTCTTCCCGCCTTTCCCAGGGACTTGCGCCCACTGTGTCCCCAAATGCCTCCTCAAGCGGGTCTGCGCCCATTTCCCCGACCCGCGCTCAAACCAGTTCATCACCCGCCGCGCCTGCTACGCCTGACCTGCCGGGTTTTCCGTTTGCGCCCCTAGCTGCGCCGCGCCACGCCACAGACCCCGCTCTGGCGCTGGGCATTTTGCGGGAGATCGAGGGCACGCTGCTGAGCTGGCAGCGAGAACTCCAGCGGCTTCAGCTTGAAATTCAAGAATTGCATATGGAGGGACCGATTATCGACGGCTGGCTAGAGTCGCAGCCCACCACCCCACCGCCGCCAGAGGCCGAGTTTATCCGCCATGCAGAAATCGACGCGCTGATGGGCTATGTGGAAACGATTTGCGACGCTGCGCCCGATGGCATGATTCACAAGTCTCCGCGAGCGGGCTATCGGCTCTGTGGGCTGGATGCAGACGGTAAGGTGTGGTCGCGGGAGTGCCCGCCGGAGCGCGTGCCCCAGGTGAGTCTGGCGATCGCCCGCTGCCAGAAGGTGCGCCAACTGGTGACCCGCAAGAACGACCTAGAGTCGCGCCTCAGCAAGCTGGCTGAGCATTTGGTATCGGTGCATAGTGAACTGATGACTTGAGGCTGGTTCAATCAAAGTCAACTGTGAACCAGAGGATGAGTGGCGATCGCTGGGCTGCGGCTCTGTTTACCTACATCGTGCCCTACATGGTCAATATCCACGGGCAACACATCAGCCGCGATCGCCCTTAGTGGTCATAGCAGTAGCCGTAGTCGCCTTTTGAGCTAGGCGACCCGCAGTTGCACCCGGTCAAAGCCGTGCATTCTGGGGGGTGGTGCAGACTGTGACGTGACGCGCAGTAGCCGGGGAATATCGCCGCTGTTGTAGACCCGAAACTCGCTCTCCACCGTCGCAGTGGCGGTTCGCACGGCCTGGTTTAGCACGAGGGAGCCACTGGGATCGGACACCGAGCGGTGAAACGTCCCCGGCGGAATCCGCAAAATCTCGCCGTTGGCCTCTAGCCGCACGATATGGAATGGGTAATCCCAGGAAAAGTTCACCAGATAGAACGTGCGCCCCCCCGACAGCGCCAGCAAGTTGTCTTCCTGGTTGGGATGCATGTAAAACTGCCAGTGTCCGTCGTCGCTGTTGTTGGGGCTGACGGCGGGGCCCTCATGAAACACGAGGTCGCGGGCGTTGGAATTAGCGATGGTGATGTCGAAAAACCGAACGCTGGGCGTATCGCGGAATTTTTGGTAGGAAATCAGGTCAAACATGGTGGGTTAGCGATGAAGAAGGGCTGTTGCATTGCAACGCTGCGTTTCGGCTACCCTAACGCAGGGCTTTTGACAGATACAAAACTTAAGGCGGGTTGCATCTATGCAAAAAGCGGATGGATGTGTCAAATTTCCCGTGCTATACCATTTCACCGTGTGTCAGATTAGGGGCAGAGCGGTGGACGGTTTTCGTGAACTTTTACGAATTTTTATGAACATTGACCAGTTGCGCGTGTTTGTGACCGTGGCCGAACTGGGCAGCTTTTCGACCGCAGCGCTCAAGCTGGATGTGTCGCAATCTTCTGTGAGTCGGGCGATCGCTGCGCTGGAGGAGGAATTGGGCGTGTCGCTG
The Thermoleptolyngbya sichuanensis A183 DNA segment above includes these coding regions:
- a CDS encoding 5-formyltetrahydrofolate cyclo-ligase: MDLTAGSQADRDQEKAIRRRSLLKARQTMHPDLWREKSDRLCARLQSWEGFAQARTVLAYFSVRQEPDLSPLFHLPKRWGFPRCVEKEMVWHRWSPNGAGMPRAYPLQTGAFGIPEPHPLSLQLSPAEVDLILVPALACDVQGYRLGYGGGFYDRMLSAPQWRGKPTIGIVFEYARVPRLPRDPWDRPLHGICTETGLFLADG
- a CDS encoding GNAT family N-acetyltransferase, whose translation is MRPAQATDIEALFDIRTSVVENHQSREEIAALGITPASVAHMLDTDCCAWVAEMNAEVKTKMNPGSPNPPAHRLAGFAIANATEKTIFGLFVLPAYEGHGIGRSLLQAAEDWLWSAGCAEIWLVTGNDPTLRAYGFYLHLGWTAVGVETAGEFQGEMRFIKRSPKQAG
- a CDS encoding redox protein, which codes for MFDLISYQKFRDTPSVRFFDITIANSNARDLVFHEGPAVSPNNSDDGHWQFYMHPNQEDNLLALSGGRTFYLVNFSWDYPFHIVRLEANGEILRIPPGTFHRSVSDPSGSLVLNQAVRTATATVESEFRVYNSGDIPRLLRVTSQSAPPPRMHGFDRVQLRVA
- the ftsH gene encoding ATP-dependent zinc metalloprotease FtsH, with protein sequence MRDSRPRPLTPNTSLPRTRTTRTVRTAATGAVAAVWLALQAVLVAPPALSQTSTARSPERLSYTGLIEKIEAGQVSRIEVDSARGVAQVYLKDRSNTPQEVILFSNPGDNQALFETARDNKVDVAAQSSADSNAVSWFITNALLAFLLIAGLLMILRRSGNASGQAMNFGKSRARFMMEAKTGVTFDNVAGIEEAKEELQEVVTFLKKPERFTAVGAKIPKGVLLVGPPGTGKTLMAKAIAGEAGVPFFSISGSEFVEMFVGVGASRVRDLFKKAKENAPCIIFIDEIDAVGRQRGAGIGGGNDEREQTLNQLLTEMDGFEGNTGIIIIAATNRPDVLDSALLRPGRFDRQVQVDLPGYNGRLGILEVHARDKKLSPEVSLEAIARRTPGFSGADLANLLNEAAILTARRRKEEITALEIDDAIDRITTGMTLTPLLDSKKKRLIAYHEVGHALLMTLLKNSDPLNKVTIIPRSGGVGGFAQQTFNEEMIDSGLYTRAWLLDRITIALGGRAAEEEVFGDPEVTVGASGDIRVVADLAREMVTRYGMSDLGPFALESGNNEVFLGRDLMSRSEYSEEIAVKIDHQVRDIATRCHREARRLIRENRALVDKLVEILLEQETIDGEQFRKIVGESVELPEQQLAAQGI
- the cobU gene encoding bifunctional adenosylcobinamide kinase/adenosylcobinamide-phosphate guanylyltransferase, which codes for MPITLITGPSRSGKSEWAEHLARSHAGSVIYVATAQRRADDAEWQARIDQHQQRRPADWTCLEEPVDLAALLATAAAGECWLVDALGTWLANVLEQDEDTWQSTVATLLAVLRSSPAELILVAEETGWGVVPAYPLGRIFRDRLGSLTRRIGAIAQSVYLVTGGYALDLTQLGVRLPEPDGATE
- a CDS encoding NAD(P)H-hydrate dehydratase; its protein translation is MRHTQIQQFVVSASQMAAIESRVFAAGMPVAALMEKVAGLITRRVCELYPDVRTTFGILVGPGHNGGDALVVARELHFRGYGVKLFAPFASLKELTAHHARYAASLGIPQVALANLADCTVLIDGLFGFGLTRPLSGDIAAAVDRINTWQKPVLSIDLPSGLHTNTGAVLGTAVRATRTFCLGLWKQAFLQDQGQDWIGQAELIDFDLPLADIVEVLGTPPDLCRITPQQAIAALPIPRSVTTHKYREGHLLLVCGSRQYAGAALLAAQAARASGVGMLSVAVPESLRLMVVAQVPDALVWGCGETDDGAIAQLPEDLNLADYAAIACGCGLTREPVSLVKQLLEAATPLLLDADGLNILATLDPVPTLRNRPAPTVLTPHPGEFRRLFPDLGAASGREEQSDSQNDPCGNRIDAARRAAQQSGAIVLLKGAKVAIGTTQHPAVWLNPDSTPALARGGSGDVLTGLLGGLLAQAARRHLPLEPVVAAATWWHAATGRLAAAAHSELGADASTQIRYLPRVLQSNDFNDSSDFGF
- the nrtS gene encoding nitrate/nitrite transporter NrtS; this encodes MNQRMSGDRWAAALFTYIVPYMVNIHGQHISRDRP
- a CDS encoding GNAT family N-acetyltransferase, whose product is MSDKIAALLQEHLDNMHEITPPGSVHALDLERLRSPDITFWSAWQGDELVGCGALRHLDATSGEIKSMRTVQAYHRKGVASKLLEHILAEAERRGYGRLYLETGALAEFAAARSLYARYGFEPCGPFADYADDPNSAFMTKALPAKKQAPISLPASESA